The nucleotide window CAAACTCAAGCATTCGCTTAAAGGTCCCCTGCTCTGCCTCGTGGGCCCTCCAGGGGTCGGTAAAACTTCCTTAGGCCGCAGTGTAGCTGAAGCATTAGGTCGCAAGTTTATCCGTATCGCTCTCGGTGGCATGCGCGATGAAGCGGAGATTCGCGGGCATCGCCGCACATACGTCGGCGCGTTGCCGGGGCGTATCTTGCAAGCCATCCGCCGTGTGGAATCCAACAACCCAGTCATCCTGCTGGATGAGATCGACAAAGTCGGCTCTGATTTCCGCGGCGATCCAGCATCCGCTTTGCTCGAAGTTCTCGATCCCCAACAGAACGGCACGTTCACAGATCATTATCTGGATTTGCCATTCGATCTTTCCAAAGTGCTGTTCATCACCACGGCGAACTGGATGGACCCGATTCACCCTGCCTTGCGCGATCGCTTGGAAGTCATCGAACTGCCAAGCTACACGCTTTCTGAAAAAATCCAGATAACACGGAAGCATTTGATTCCGCGTCAACTTGAAGAGCATGGTGTAAAACCCAAGCTCGTGAAGATTCCGGATACGACGGTCTCACGTCTCATCCAAGATTACACACGCGAGGCTGGCTTGCGCCAATTGGAACGGGAGATCGCCGCACTCGTCCGCAAGGCCGCGCGCAAGTATGCTGAAGAGCAAGTGAAGCATCCGCCCTTGGTCATCAAACCGGCGGACCTGCACGATTACCTCGGCATCGCACGCTTCCATCAGGAGACGGCGGAGAATATCACAGAGTGCGGCATCGCTACGGGCCTCGCATGGACCCCCGTGGGTGGCAGCATTCTATTCATTGAGGCCACCAAGATGCCCGGCAAAGGCGCCTTGATTCTCACCGGTTCACTAGGTGATGTGATGAAGGAAAGCGCCCAAACAGCTTTGAGTTATCTGCGCAGTCAATCCAAGAGTTTGGGTATCAACATGGCGGATCTCGAGAAGAACGATATCCACATCCATGTGCCTGCCGGTGCTACTCCAAAGGACGGTCCGAGCGCAGGCATCACGATGAGCATGGCGCTGGCTTCGCTTTTCCTCGGACGTCGCGTGCGCTCGGATGTAGCGATGACCGGTGAGATCAGCTTGCGTGGCCGCGTGCTGCCCGTGGGTGGCATCAAAGAAAAAGTGCTCGCCGCCTCGCGATCCCGCATCAAAGAACTTATCCTGCCCGAACAAAATCAGAAGGATTGGGCCGAGGTGCCGGAGGAAGTGCGTGAACGCATGAAGGTGCATTTCGTCCGTCATATCTCGGAAGCCATCCCCTTCGCCCTGCGCAGCAAATGAAAACGTTGTCGGTCATCTCTCTGGCACTTTTCACAAGCCTTTCCATCGCCCTTGCGGAGAACGCACCGGATAAAGCTTTGCAGGAAGGACAAGCCCTGGCTATGGAGATCTGCTCCATGGGACCAGAAAAAGATTCTTCCATGACTGCGACACTGCAGATCCAGCGTGATCGCAGAACCGAAGTATCCATCCCCATCGAGATAAAATTGATCAAGGGCGACAAAGGATGGAAAAGCATCTATCAAACCCGCAGCACAAACGTAAGCGACTCCGTCATTCTAACCATTACCCATACGCCGGGAGAGTTAAACAGTTACGAAGTGAAAAGCGGCACCAATCAGCAACCCCAAACCATAGCTCACAATTCTACAGGAGTTCCTTTTGCGGGTTCCGATTTTTGGATCAGCGATCTGGGCCTTGAGTTCTTCCGCTGGAAAGATCAACGCGTCACCGCTCATGAAATGAGAAACAGTCAAGCCTGCTACGTTTTGGAAAGCAAAAATGATGGAAGTGTTGCCGGAACTTATTCGAAAGTGATCTCGTGGATAGACAAAGACACTTTGGGAATAGTGTTCGCCGAAGCCTATGACCAGAACGGCAAGCTCTTGAAGATCTTCAAACCCACGGGATTTGATGTTAAAAAGAAACAGGTCAAAAC belongs to Verrucomicrobiia bacterium and includes:
- the lon gene encoding endopeptidase La, with amino-acid sequence MTSSETELISILDASGTGSEASTQKQGAKSLPETLPILGLSDIVFFPGMVAPLLVDTPQSIRLIDDVVGGDRFLGLFLQHKPETENPVLEDLHKIGCAARVLKMLKFPDNTVRVLVEGLRRVEIEKVESSEPYLKAKVIHIKDQEEESLELTALTRHSHQQFQEIINLSPAISDQVKIAVLNTEKPTRLADLIAANLNISLAERQDLLTTASVQERFKKLSPLLSRELEVLSIGSKIQKEVAESMSKSQRDYFLREQIRVIQKELGETDPNQVEIQNLRQQIEANNLPEEPKKVALKELDRLQAIPPAAAEYTVTRNYLDWIVNLPWSKGTEDQIDLATARKLLDEHHHGLDKVKERLLEFLAVIKLKHSLKGPLLCLVGPPGVGKTSLGRSVAEALGRKFIRIALGGMRDEAEIRGHRRTYVGALPGRILQAIRRVESNNPVILLDEIDKVGSDFRGDPASALLEVLDPQQNGTFTDHYLDLPFDLSKVLFITTANWMDPIHPALRDRLEVIELPSYTLSEKIQITRKHLIPRQLEEHGVKPKLVKIPDTTVSRLIQDYTREAGLRQLEREIAALVRKAARKYAEEQVKHPPLVIKPADLHDYLGIARFHQETAENITECGIATGLAWTPVGGSILFIEATKMPGKGALILTGSLGDVMKESAQTALSYLRSQSKSLGINMADLEKNDIHIHVPAGATPKDGPSAGITMSMALASLFLGRRVRSDVAMTGEISLRGRVLPVGGIKEKVLAASRSRIKELILPEQNQKDWAEVPEEVRERMKVHFVRHISEAIPFALRSK
- a CDS encoding outer membrane lipoprotein-sorting protein yields the protein MKTLSVISLALFTSLSIALAENAPDKALQEGQALAMEICSMGPEKDSSMTATLQIQRDRRTEVSIPIEIKLIKGDKGWKSIYQTRSTNVSDSVILTITHTPGELNSYEVKSGTNQQPQTIAHNSTGVPFAGSDFWISDLGLEFFRWKDQRVTAHEMRNSQACYVLESKNDGSVAGTYSKVISWIDKDTLGIVFAEAYDQNGKLLKIFKPTGFDVKKKQVKTVEMRNRQTKLESRLIFDVKEENE